In the genome of Bryobacteraceae bacterium, one region contains:
- a CDS encoding ROK family protein → MTAYSIGVDLGGTNLRAAAIDPSGKILTKISGTTDLASGRDRVIDDIVRSIVDLRSGLGADGLAGVGIGVPGFIRMKEGMIVGSHNMPGFDGFPVRDEISRRLGAPVILENDANAAALGEVWIGAGREVNDLVLLTLGTGIGGGIIHEGRVLHGHVGMAGELGHITVMPYGNPCGCGNRGCLEKHASATAIESMANLLALGEHVPAKQVYEMALGGEPRAKRIFESMGRALGIGLATLINIFNFPLYLLSGGVLPAWEFFSPAMFEEIGERSFTFRNAETRVEQAVLGNEAGLFGAAYLPFQTQGK, encoded by the coding sequence ATGACCGCATATTCCATAGGCGTGGACCTCGGGGGCACCAACCTTCGCGCCGCCGCCATCGACCCTTCCGGAAAAATACTCACCAAGATCTCCGGCACCACCGACCTCGCCTCCGGACGCGACCGCGTCATCGACGACATTGTCCGCTCCATCGTCGATCTTCGCTCCGGCCTCGGCGCCGACGGACTCGCCGGCGTCGGCATTGGCGTTCCCGGCTTCATCCGGATGAAGGAGGGCATGATCGTCGGATCGCACAACATGCCCGGTTTCGATGGCTTTCCCGTTCGCGACGAAATCTCGCGCCGGCTTGGGGCGCCGGTGATCCTCGAGAACGATGCCAACGCCGCCGCACTTGGCGAGGTGTGGATCGGCGCCGGCCGCGAAGTGAACGACCTTGTGCTGCTCACGCTCGGCACCGGCATCGGCGGCGGCATCATCCACGAGGGGAGGGTCCTCCACGGCCACGTTGGCATGGCCGGCGAGCTCGGCCACATCACGGTGATGCCGTACGGGAACCCGTGCGGCTGCGGCAACCGCGGGTGCCTCGAGAAACACGCCTCGGCCACCGCCATCGAGAGCATGGCGAACCTTCTCGCGCTCGGCGAGCACGTGCCGGCCAAACAGGTCTATGAGATGGCGCTCGGCGGCGAACCCCGCGCGAAGCGCATCTTCGAATCGATGGGCCGCGCGCTCGGCATCGGGCTCGCCACGCTCATCAACATCTTTAATTTCCCGCTTTACCTGTTGAGCGGCGGCGTGCTTCCGGCGTGGGAGTTCTTCTCCCCGGCGATGTTCGAAGAGATCGGCGAGCGCTCGTTCACGTTCCGCAATGCCGAAACCCGCGTCGAACAGGCCGTGCTCGGCAACGAGGCGGGGTTGTTTGGCGCCGCTTACCTTCCATTTCAAACGCAAGGAAAGTAG